The Apium graveolens cultivar Ventura chromosome 6, ASM990537v1, whole genome shotgun sequence genome contains a region encoding:
- the LOC141666539 gene encoding uncharacterized protein LOC141666539, with amino-acid sequence MTSQASYEKMQLRQNYRNLWHSDLISTMKVDTPYCCLALWCGPCVSYLLRKRALYNDMSRYVCCAGYMPCSGRCGESKCPEFCLCTEVVCCFGNSVASTRFLLQDEFNIQTTKCDNCIIGFMFCLQQVACIFSIVAMIVGSDELSEASQILNCAADLVYCTVCACMQTQHKIEMDKRDGMFGGQPMGVPPAQQMSRLDQPYPPAAGYPPPQPYGQQPYGYPPPQAQGYPPAGYPPPQAQPYPPAGYPPQGYPK; translated from the exons ATGACGTCTCAGGCTAGCTATGAAAAAATGCAGCTCCGTCAAAATTACCGCAATCTCTGGCACTCCGATCTCATCTCCACTATGAAAGTCGACACTCCTT ATTGCTGTCTTGCTTTGTGGTG TGGACCATGTGTATCGTACTTGCTTCGTAAGCGCGCACTTTACAATGACATGTCAAG GTACGTGTGCTGTGCTGGTTATATGCCTTGCAGTGGTCGGTGTGGTGAAAGCAAATGCCCTGAGTTTTGCCTTTGCACCGAG GTAGTGTGTTGCTTTGGAAATTCAGTAGCTTCAACTCGCTTTCTTCTGCAAGATGAGTTCAACATACAGACAACAAAGTGTGATAATTGTATCATT GGTTTTATGTTCTGCCTTCAACAAGTTGCATGCATATTTTCCATTGTTGCAATGATAGTTGGAAGTGATGAACTTTCTGAGGCCTCCCAGATACTGAACTGTGCAGCGGATCTGGTCTACTGCAC GGTGTGCGCTTGTATGCAG ACACAACACAAGATTGAAATGGATAAGCGAGATGGTATGTTTGGTGGACAGCCAATGGGAGTTCCCCCAGCACAGCAGATGTCTCGCCTTGATCAGCCATATCCACCTGCAGCTGGATATCCTCCTCCACAGCCCTATGGGCAACAACCCTATGGCTATCCACCCCCTCAAGCTCAGGGTTATCCTCCAGCAGGTTATCCACCTCCTCAAGCTCAGCCTTACCCTCCTGCAGGTTATCCTCCACAGGGATATCCTAAGTGA
- the LOC141668770 gene encoding brassinosteroid-responsive RING protein 1-like, whose amino-acid sequence MGFPLGYTDLFFPKLLIHTLTLLGLLRKFISILLRTLGLSDFLEPEVSWSTRPDTSTVDEYSCVSAALMREFLPVVKFSDIIDPPDSCAVCLYEFDASDEIRRLTNCRHVFHRNCVDRWMDHDQKTCPLCRTPFISGDLQDEFNERLWAASGISDYYEEYSTISSNL is encoded by the coding sequence ATGGGCTTTCCACTAGGCTACACAGACCTATTTTTCCCGAAGCTCCTAATCCACACTCTAACACTCCTCGGCCTGCTCCGTAAATTCATTTCCATTCTCCTCCGAACTCTCGGCCTCTCCGACTTTCTCGAACCCGAAGTCTCCTGGTCGACCCGACCCGACACCTCCACCGTCGACGAGTACTCCTGCGTCTCCGCAGCCTTAATGCGTGAGTTCTTACCAGTAGTAAAATTCTCCGACATAATTGATCCACCTGACAGTTGCGCTGTCTGTTTGTACGAGTTTGATGCAAGTGATGAGATCCGACGGCTGACAAACTGCCGACACGTGTTTCACAGGAACTGTGTGGACCGTTGGATGGATCATGATCAGAAGACGTGTCCGCTTTGTAGAACGCCGTTTATATCGGGCGATTTACAAGATGAGTTTAATGAGAGGCTTTGGGCTGCTTCGGGAATCTCGGATTATTACGAAGAGTATTCCACGATTAGTTCCAATTTGTAG